A portion of the Macaca mulatta isolate MMU2019108-1 chromosome 4, T2T-MMU8v2.0, whole genome shotgun sequence genome contains these proteins:
- the OLIG3 gene encoding oligodendrocyte transcription factor 3, protein MNSDSSSVSSRASSPDMDEMYLRDHHHRHHHHHQESRLNSVSSTQGDMMQKMSGESLSRAGAKAAGESSKYKIKKQLSEQDLQQLRLKINGRERKRMHDLNLAMDGLREVMPYAHGPSVRKLSKIATLLLARNYILMLTSSLEEMKRLVGEIYGGHHSAFHCGTVGHSAGHPAHAATAVHPVHPILGGALSSGNASSPLSAASLPAIGTIRPPHSLLKAPSTPPALQLGSGFQHWAGLPCPCTICQMPPPPHLSALSTANMARLSAESKDLLK, encoded by the coding sequence ATGAATTCTGATTCGAGCTCTGTCTCCAGCAGAGCTTCATCTCCGGACATGGACGAGATGTACCTGAGggaccaccaccaccgccaccaccaccaccaccaggagAGCCGTCTCAACTCGGTCTCGTCCACGCAGGGCGATATGATGCAGAAGATGTCCGGGGAAAGCCTCTCGCGGGCTGGCGCCAAGGCCGCGGGAGAAAGCAGCAAGTACAAAATCAAGAAGCAGCTGTCGGAGCAGGACCTACAGCAGTTGCGGCTGAAGATCAACGGACGCGAACGCAAGCGGATGCACGACCTGAACCTCGCCATGGACGGGCTGCGCGAAGTCATGCCCTACGCACACGGGCCCTCGGTGCGCAAGCTCTCCAAGATCGCCACCCTCCTGCTTGCCAGAAACTACATTCTCATGCTCACCAGCTCCCTGGAGGAGATGAAGAGGCTGGTTGGAGAGATCTATGGGGGCCACCACTCGGCCTTTCACTGCGGGACCGTGGGCCACTCGGCCGGCCACCCCGCGCATGCGGCCACCGCCGTGCACCCTGTGCACCCCATCCTGGGCGGCGCGCTCTCATCCGGCAACGCCTCGTCACCGCTGTCCGCCGCCTCACTTCCCGCCATCGGCACCATCCGGCCTCCCCACTCGCTGCTCAAGGCTCCCTCCACGCCGCCCGCGCTGCAGCTGGGCAGCGGCTTCCAGCACTGGGCTGGTCTGCCTTGCCCCTGCACCATCTGCCAGATGCCGCCGCCTCCGCACCTGTCCGCTCTCTCCACCGCCAACATGGCCCGGCTGTCGGCAGAGTCCAAGGACTTGCTCAAGTGA